The sequence AGCCCTGCGTACGACTACAACCAATCGGAGCCCCGTGCAACGAACAGGTCTGTACACCTATTACGTGACTACTCAGGACCCAATATATCGTGATGAGTATGCTAAAGCAATGAAACTTCGTGGCGAGCAACTGATGCTTTACACGAATTCAGATCAGGTCATGGTCATGCAGGAGCGGTCGGTGCCGCGCGAAACGCATCTGTTGAAGCGAGGGGCCTACGATGCGCCGGGCGAAGTGGTTACACCTGCCGTATTGCATAGCCTGAATCCTATTCCTGACGAATTGCCTAAAAACCGGCTTGGTCTGGCCAAATGGTTATTGATGCCCGAAAATCCTTTGTTCGGACGGGTAATGGTGAATCGGTTCTGGCAGCAATATTTTGGACAGGGACTGGCTAAAAACAGCGATGATTTTGGTAATCAGGGCGCGCTGCCGACACATCCGGAATTACTGGATTATCTGGCTGTAAAATTCCGGGAATCTGGCTGGAATGTCAAAGCGATGCATAAACTGATCGTTATGTCAGCGACTTATCGACAGTCATCGAGCGTGCCGGAAAAAGCACGGGAAACAGATCCTGATAATATTTTCCTTACGCGGGGGCCAAGCTATCGGATGTCGGCAGAACAAGTTCGTGACAATGCGCTGGCTGCCAGTGGTTTATTAAATCAGCGCATTGGTGGGCCAAGTGTTCATCCTTACCAACCGGCTGGGATCTGGGAGGCTCTGGCTACGCGTAACGCCGTAAAATATGTGCAGAATCATAATGACAGCCTCTATCGGCGGTCGATGTATACGATCTGGAAGCGGAGTTCGCCCCCGCCCATGATGCTCAACTTCGATGCCGCCGAACGGCATACCTGTATTGTGAAGCGTCAGAAAACCAGCACACCCTTACAGGCATTGGTAACGCTCAATGATCCGCAGTTTGTTGAAGCTGCCAGAGTACTGGCACAGAAAAAACTGGGCGAAGAGAAAAAGGAGGAGCAGACGAAAGAGGTGATCGAATCCTTGTTTAAAGCAGTTATCAGCCGCCCCGCCCGAGTAGAAGAGCTTAATCTGATGACGCAGCTCTACGCGGAAGAACTGGCCGATTTCAGGAAGAACCCAAAACGAGCCACGGAACTGCTGGCGGTGGGTGAATATCCTGTTGATAAAACACGCAATCCGGCCGAGCTAGCCGCCTGGACAGTCGTAACGAGTACAATAATGAATTTCGACGAAGCGATTATAAAACGATAGTCATACGTTCTGTGCGGTGTCCATTCGTGACCTGCGGTAAGGACTACTAGTGACGACTCTTATGGATATTCAGGACGAAATACATGATCAACAAAGCCGCCGGACATTTCTCGGTCAGGCCAGTGCAGGGCTGGGTACGATTGCGCTGGCGTCGCTACTGAATCCCACTAACTTGTTTGGCGGCACCACCACGTCGGCAGACCGGCCCGGCGAAAATCCGGCGGTGGGTAAACCTCACTTTCCACCGAAGGTGAAACGGGTCATTTATCTGTTTCAGAGTGGAGCGCCCTCGCAGCTGGAGCTGTTCGATTATAAGCCCAGACTTGAAACCATGTGGGGGCAGGATTTACCCGAGTCGGTACGGAAAGGACAGCGTCTGACGGGTATGACTGCCGGGCAAAGTCGTTTTCCACTGGCGGCATCGAAGTATAAATTTGCTCAATATGGACCCGGTCAGATGTGGATCAGTGAATTGCTCCCACATACGGCCCGGATTGCCGGTGATCTGACCTTTATACGTTCGTTGCACACCGAAGCCATTAATCATGATCCTGCCGTAACGTTCTTTCAAACAGGAAGCCAGCAGGCAGGCCGACCCAGTTTCGGGTCTTGGATTAGCTATGGACTAGGTTCCGATAACCAGAACCTTCCAGCTTTTGTCGTTCTGCTCTCTAAAGGCCGCAATGGTGATCAGCCGCTCTATGCCAAACTCTGGAGTAATGGTTTTTTGCCGTCAGTGCATCAGGGTGTCGTGTTTCGGTCGGGACCAGATCCGGTTTATTACCTCAATAATCCGCCGGGCATCGATAAAACCAGCCGCCGTCGGATGCTCGACTATCTGACAAAACTGCATCAGGAACAGTTTAAACACGTATTGGACCCCGAAATCAACAGCCGGATGGCACAGTACGAAATGGCCTACCGCATGCAGACTTCCGTGCCTGAAACGCTGGATATTTCTAAAGAGCCAGACTATATTTTTGATATGTATGGCCCGGAGAGTCGCAAGCCCGGCACATTTGCGGCCAATTGCCTGTTAGCCCGGAAGCTGATTGAAAAAGACGTAAAATTTGTGCAGCTATACCACCAGGGCTGGGATCAGCACGGAAATCTGCCCAACGATATCAAGATTCAGACGAAGAGCGTCGATCAGCCGTCGGCGGCCTTGATTATGGATCTGAAACAACGGGGTTTACTGGACGATACGCTCGTGATCTGGGGTGGTGAGTTCGGGCGTGGGGCCTATTCGCAGGGTAAATTGACAAGAGATAATTATGGACGGGATCACCATCCCCGTGCGTTCTCGGTCTGGATGGCAGGAGCCGGTGTAAAAAAAGGGATGGTTTACGGTGAAACGGACGATTTTGGCTATAACGTGATCCGTGATCCGGTGCATGTACATGATTTTCAGGCAACTGTGCTTCATCTGCTCGGTGTCGATCATGAAAAATTGACCTTCAAAAGCCAGGGCCGACGTTATCGCCTGACGGATGTTCATGGGAAAGTGGTCAAGCCATTGCTGGCGTAGAGTTATATAGCATTTGTTTCGTTGCGGCAATTCGTGGTGTAGGCTCGGATTGCCGCGATTCGTTTTATTACCTGACGCCAACCGTCACATCATTAATATCCGATCAACTGGTTGCAGAAGAAAATACGGATTAGCCAGAACGTAATTTATAAAGCTCTGATAGCTAGTTCGTTTGACTGGCTGTGCCGCATTAACCTAATCATAATCAGGTTAATGGCTGATCTGTGTCATATAGCAGAAGGGTTGCGGGCTGTTGTTTTGTAGCATAATCTAACGCTTAAGACAATGGCAACGCTCACACACTCAACAACTGCTTATACGCATTCTCAGGAGGCTAACTGGATTACCACCTATAAAAACTTTGTCGCTAGGTCTGAGTTCAACCGAATTGGCTGGGCCGCTACGTTTGTCGCCATTCAGGGCTGTATACTATCTCCTGCTTTGCTACTGGTCATGGCTTATATGGGTGGTGGCGACTGGCAGTTTTTAGTCAGCAATCTGTGTTTTTTAGCCGTGTTGATTCCCGTGTTATCCGTATTGCCGATGAAGTACATTTTCCCATCATTTGCCATGAGTACGGTAATTCATCTGGCCATCATTCTACTCGACATTTTATCGTAAAGAAGCACTTGGCGTATCCCTAAACCGACTAATTCACCACTATTCATCGGCCCGTGTATCTGGCCACCAGCTTTGTATTGTTATGAAAACGATTGTTCTTGCTACTGATTTTTCCCGCAATGCCAATCAGGCCGCCCGGTTTGCTGTTCAACTGGCTCGTGACTGGAAGGCCGAATTGATTCTGCTTAATGCGTTTCATTTCTGGCCCGATAATCCAGCTAAAACCGGCGATTTCCCACTGAGCGAAGATGCCATTCGGGAAACCAGCGAAAAGAAGCTCAAGCATCTGGCCGATGAACTAAGCGAAGTAGCGGCTGTTCCTATTCACTGTCTGGTACAGGAAGGGCATACAATGAACGCTATTCGGGCTGTAACGAAAGCGAAAAATGCAGACCTGCTCATTATGTCGACAGTAGGAACTGCGCCTAAAAGTACGCAGCTATTGGGTAGCATCGCGACCGGAATGGTAGAAGAAACCGAAGTGCCACTTCTCTTGATTCCACCCGGCATTGGCTATGCGGGCATGAAAAATATTGTACTGGGAGTCGACCTGGCAATACCGCCAAACGCAATAGCCTTAGAGACTGCACTGGAATTCGCACGGGCCTCAGACAGTTTGATCAATGTGCTTTGCATTTCTGAGACACCAAATAGCCCTGAATTAAGAGAGCGAGCTGAACATTTCCGGCGACTATTGCTTCAGGTGCCGCATACCATGAGCCTGGTAAAAGGAAGCGAAGTGTATGATACGCTACTCCAGTTTTCTCACGACAATAAAGCTGATCTGATTATGATGCTACCCCAAACCCGAAGCTGGCTCTGGAAATTGTTTTCAGAAGGTGAAACACAGCGTATGGCCCGGTTGACCGATATTCCACTTTTGGCCGTTGTCTGATTTTTATAGAACAGGCCTTTCGCTTCTAAACTCACCGATCCGGTCAATCTGACAAAGCAGATTGACCGGATCGATTTTTATAACACGCAATAAACTCTGTGTGATTGGCCGGGAATGGTCCATTCGTTCGAAATTTAATCAGGATAGTTTGTATTGACTGTGAGCTGATTAGACAGTTTGCGAGAATAACCGGGTTTGAGGCTGAGCATAGTTAAGTCGTTCGTCGAACGCCATGCAGATATTGCGCAGAAACGGTCGACCTTCCGGGCGCACGGATAGTCCTTCAACATCGTAATCCAGCAAGCCGTCGAGCCAGAATTCCTTCAGTCGATTGTTTAACGTTTCCCATTCCCGTTTCGACCAGCTGCCCAACGGCCACCGGGTCTGACCCTGGCACATGATATTCAGAATTTGTTGACGCAAAAACTGATCCTGATCATCGAGAATGTGGCCGCGCAATAATGGTAGTTCACCTGCCAGAACTCGGTTCATGTAGCGATTAGGGTCTTTTTCATTCTGAGCAAAGGCCGACCAGACATCACTGATGGAGGATGCGCCAAGACCGAGTAAAACGCGTGTTTTAGTCGTTGTATAGCCCATGAAATTTCGGTGGAGGGTGCCCATCTGTACGGCATTATAGAGCAAATCATGAGGAAGCGCAAAATGATCCATACCGATTTCTATGTAACCTGCCAGCTCCAGCAACTCTCTTCCGGTTTCATATAAAACCCGTTTTTGATCTCCCGTGGGCAGATCTTCGTCACGAAATCCCCGCTGGCCATTTATTCCTTCAATCCAGGGCACATGGGCATACGAATAAAAGGCAATGCGGTCGGGTTGAAGGGTCAACGTTTTATGAATTGTATCGATAATGGAGTCGGGCTTTTGGAAAGGCAGGCCAAATACTAAATCATGGCTGATCGAGGTATACCCAATTTGGCGAGCCCAGCCGGTTACCTGTCGAACATTCCCGAATGGCTGAAGGCGGTGAATCGCCCGCTGCACAATTGGCGTGTAGTCCTGAACGCCAAAACTCACCCGCCGGAAGCCAAAATTGTATAATAACTGAAGATGTTCGCTGGTTGTGTTGTTCGGATGTCCTTCCCAGCCATAATCGGGCGATTCGGTTGGGGTGGCCCGATTAAAAATACCTGTCAGCAATCGGTTGAGCTGTCCGGTAGAAAAGAAACTGGGTGTTCCTCCGC comes from Spirosoma aureum and encodes:
- the hemN gene encoding oxygen-independent coproporphyrinogen III oxidase, whose amino-acid sequence is MNSLIQKYNVPGPRYTSYPTVPFWDETTFSETVWVRHLQQAFSISNSTTGISLYIHLPYCESLCTFCGCNKRITRNHAVEGPYVDALLTEWNLYCDILPDRPRIAELHLGGGTPSFFSTGQLNRLLTGIFNRATPTESPDYGWEGHPNNTTSEHLQLLYNFGFRRVSFGVQDYTPIVQRAIHRLQPFGNVRQVTGWARQIGYTSISHDLVFGLPFQKPDSIIDTIHKTLTLQPDRIAFYSYAHVPWIEGINGQRGFRDEDLPTGDQKRVLYETGRELLELAGYIEIGMDHFALPHDLLYNAVQMGTLHRNFMGYTTTKTRVLLGLGASSISDVWSAFAQNEKDPNRYMNRVLAGELPLLRGHILDDQDQFLRQQILNIMCQGQTRWPLGSWSKREWETLNNRLKEFWLDGLLDYDVEGLSVRPEGRPFLRNICMAFDERLNYAQPQTRLFSQTV
- a CDS encoding DUF1501 domain-containing protein, giving the protein MDIQDEIHDQQSRRTFLGQASAGLGTIALASLLNPTNLFGGTTTSADRPGENPAVGKPHFPPKVKRVIYLFQSGAPSQLELFDYKPRLETMWGQDLPESVRKGQRLTGMTAGQSRFPLAASKYKFAQYGPGQMWISELLPHTARIAGDLTFIRSLHTEAINHDPAVTFFQTGSQQAGRPSFGSWISYGLGSDNQNLPAFVVLLSKGRNGDQPLYAKLWSNGFLPSVHQGVVFRSGPDPVYYLNNPPGIDKTSRRRMLDYLTKLHQEQFKHVLDPEINSRMAQYEMAYRMQTSVPETLDISKEPDYIFDMYGPESRKPGTFAANCLLARKLIEKDVKFVQLYHQGWDQHGNLPNDIKIQTKSVDQPSAALIMDLKQRGLLDDTLVIWGGEFGRGAYSQGKLTRDNYGRDHHPRAFSVWMAGAGVKKGMVYGETDDFGYNVIRDPVHVHDFQATVLHLLGVDHEKLTFKSQGRRYRLTDVHGKVVKPLLA
- a CDS encoding universal stress protein; amino-acid sequence: MKTIVLATDFSRNANQAARFAVQLARDWKAELILLNAFHFWPDNPAKTGDFPLSEDAIRETSEKKLKHLADELSEVAAVPIHCLVQEGHTMNAIRAVTKAKNADLLIMSTVGTAPKSTQLLGSIATGMVEETEVPLLLIPPGIGYAGMKNIVLGVDLAIPPNAIALETALEFARASDSLINVLCISETPNSPELRERAEHFRRLLLQVPHTMSLVKGSEVYDTLLQFSHDNKADLIMMLPQTRSWLWKLFSEGETQRMARLTDIPLLAVV